One segment of Coffea arabica cultivar ET-39 chromosome 7c, Coffea Arabica ET-39 HiFi, whole genome shotgun sequence DNA contains the following:
- the LOC140010628 gene encoding uncharacterized protein — translation MTLSAWSRSLNLNSKKEIKRIKEEIQAARTRHGNNNKEAIKLLRKQLSDAYKQEELFWNQRTRTKWLQTGDKNSAYFHAVVRGRRKRNRITSLERDQGGWCTTEEEIGEEIAQFYNQLFTSSKPSEFDKKNGICTCGLDGCMVVFPLFLTLSMLMELSEANGDEAGQIKELLECYGKASGQQINISKSSVFFSKNTGNREKEEVLQKLGGIQQPHMERKEVLLKSVAMALPSYAMSEFRLSKSLCKELSGMMARFWWGNDQREKRLHWKKWTDLADRKENGALGFRDLLCFNEALLAKQAGALWIWQSLHSSLEMLESGVWKQVGDGTTVEIWNDRWIDCTKFGKVSSPKPNGCQLTKVSNLIEGKQWNKDIIQALFSKEEAEAILLIPLSVFQKKDRFKWRHTANGFYSTKSRYAKAKERIKEVSVMNRAQVNSSTNKERSKVWNQLWGLNMKHKIKHFLWKCLHCILPTNEKIFRRTGKGDPLCKCCGKEQETTEHALLHCKTREMAWATFPVSWDGIKDYKWNFWKWWEHMQEARSRKDGTKHIEATANLLWQIWNARNE, via the exons ATGACCCTCTCAGCTTGGAGCAGATCGCTGAATCTAAACAgcaagaaagaaattaaaaggatCAAAGAGGAGATTCAAGCAGCAAGAACTAGGCATGGGAACAATAATAAAGAAGCCATTAAACTTCTTAGGAAGCAGCTTTCTGATGCCTATAAGCAAGAGGAACTTTTCTGGAACCAAAGGACAAGAACCAAATGGCTTCAAACTGGGGACAAGAATTCAGCATATTTTCATGCTGTAGTGAGAGGTAGAAGAAAAAGGAACAGGATAACCAGTCTTGAGAGGGATCAGGGAGGATGGTGTACAACCGAAGAGGAAATTGGGGAGGAAATTGCTCAATTCTACAACCAACTTTTCACATCTTCGAAGCCATCAGAATTTGATAAG AAAAATGGGATTTGCACTTGTGGATTAGATGGATGCATGGTTGTCTTTCCTCTGTTTCTTACTCTTTCAATGTTAATGGAGTTAAGCGAGG CTAACGGTGATGAAGCAGGACAGATAAAAGAATTGTTGGAGTGCTATGGAAAAGCATCTGGGCAACAAATTAACATCAGCAAATCATCAGTCTTCTTCAGCAAAAATACGGGTAACAGAGAGAAGGAGGAGGTGCTGCAGAAGCTGGGAGGAATCCAACAACCACATATGGAAA GGAAAGaggtcttgctcaaatccgtaGCTATGGCTCTCCCATCCTATGCTATGTCAGAGTTCAGATTATCAAAGAGCCTTTGCAAAGAGCTAAGTGGGATGATGGCCAGATTTTGGTGGGGAAATGatcaaagagaaaaaagatTGCACTGGAAAAAATGGACTGATCTAGCTGATAGGAAAGAGAATGGAGCTCTTGGGTTTAGGGACTTACTCTGCTTCAATGAAGCATTGCTAGCCAAACAA GCTGGAGCATTGTGGATTTGGCAAAGCTTGCATAGTTCATTAGAGATGCTAGAAAGTGGGGTATGGAAGCAAGTGGGGGATGGAACAACAGTGGAAATATGGAATGATAGATGGATAGATTGCACAAAATTTGGGAAAGTCTCCTCTCCAAAACCAAATGGCTGCCAACTGACCAAGGTTAGCAACTTGATTGAGGGGAAGCAATGGAACAAGGATATCATCCAAGCACTTTTCTCAAAAGAGGAGGCAGAGGCGATCTTGTTAATTCCTCTCAGTGTATTCCAAAAAAAAGATAGATTCAAATGGAGACATACAGCTAATGGTTTCTACTCTACTAAATCTAGGTATGCTAAGGCCAAAGAGAGAATCAAAGAGGTTAGCGTGATGAATAGGGCGCAAGTTAACTCCAGCACAAACAAAGAAAGATCCAAGGTCTGGAATCAACTTTGGGGACTGAACATGAAACACAAAATTAAACACTTCTTGTGGAAATGCCTCCATTGCATCCTCCCAACTAATGAGAAAATTTTTAGAAGGACGGGCAAAGGTGACCCGCTATGCAAATGTTGCGGGAAAGAACAAGAAACAACTGAACATGCATTACTTCACTGCAAGACTAGAGAGATGGCATGGGCAACCTTTCCTGTTTCTTGGGACGGTATCAAAGACTATAAATGGAACTTTTGGAAATGGTGGGAACATATGCAGGAAGCCAGATCAAGGAAAGATGGGACTAAACACATTGAAGCCACAGCTAACTTACTCTGGCAAATTTGGAATGCTAGGAACGAGTGA